DNA sequence from the Meleagris gallopavo isolate NT-WF06-2002-E0010 breed Aviagen turkey brand Nicholas breeding stock unplaced genomic scaffold, Turkey_5.1 ChrUn_random_7180001951409, whole genome shotgun sequence genome:
CATAGTCtagggggggagaggagagtTGGGGGTCCCACGATCACCATCTCTTCCCTTCCTAATTACCCTAATTAAGGCCAGACGGTGACGACGGTGGGGGAGGAGCGGCGGTTGAACCCGCGGCTGACGCTGAGCGAGGAGGAGTTTGTGAAGCTGatggaggggctgcagctgccccGCCCCAAACTGATGGGTAACGCTTTGATGGGGGGCGGGAGTGGGGGGGtgggggtctctatggggttggGGTTTtggttatggggtggttatggggtctctataggGTTGGTGTTCGGGTACGGGGTCTTTATAGGAGGACATGGGGTGTCCCTGGGTCAGttatggggtgtctatgggggTAAGAGTTggctatggggtggttatggggtccTTATAGGGTTGCAATTTGGGCAGAGGGTCTCTATGAAACAGGTTTGAGGTTTCTATGGGGTTGGCAGTTGGGGCTGGGGACTCTATGGGGCTGGGGTTTGGGTagggggtctctatgggttaAGTATGAGGTCGGAATGGGGTCTCAACGGGGATTGGTTTTGGGTATAGAGtggttatggggtctctatgggttggctgtggggcagggatgtgggtgtggggtctccatggggtccctgtggggttgAGAGTGGGGTatggggtggttgtggggtCTCCGTGGGGATGAGTGTTGGGTatggggtggttgtggggtCTCTAATGGGGCAGCGATTTGGgtgtggggtttctatggggctgGCATTTGGgtatggggtctttatggggttcATTTCGGGGCAGGGGTCCATCAAAATCCCTATGGCACGATCCCCCCCCCAAgtcccccccatcccccccAGACATAGCAGTGCCGGCCAATCTGCGCTGTGGGATCCAGGATGGCCCCGCCCCCCCGCTGGATGACTCCGCCCACACGACGATAAGCCCCGCCCACACGCACTGATGGCTCCG
Encoded proteins:
- the ETHE1 gene encoding persulfide dioxygenase ETHE1, mitochondrial; amino-acid sequence: RLPWQHAGCPRTLYRSVHSQIFTLPDRCLLYPAHDYTGQTVTTVGEERRLNPRLTLSEEEFVKLMEGLQLPRPKLMDIAVPANLRCGIQDGPAPPLDDSAHTTISPAHTH